Proteins encoded in a region of the Vitis riparia cultivar Riparia Gloire de Montpellier isolate 1030 chromosome 7, EGFV_Vit.rip_1.0, whole genome shotgun sequence genome:
- the LOC117918640 gene encoding small RNA degrading nuclease 1, whose product MDNSFVNAEKEVLVEMVKLVQKRGLEGSKGSWKDFLSTYDRKLGPSLSDPSRRPVDTLVSFLKTFSKEEDLKFFAKILQCYANRKVVEEFKTKSHGKESPEQRLIRLTLEHPQYPLDYSFPSHEEGWMVTKIRQKFKFTRSNAMLAVDCEMVLCEDGTEGLVRVCVVDRNLQVKLNELVKPHKAVVDYRTEITGVSAKDFDETTSSLVDIQRSMKKLLSHGAVLVGHSLHNDLKALKLDHARVIDTAFIYKYENQPINRRPSLNNLCKSILGYEVRQKDAPHNCLDDASAAMKLVLAKLEQGLDDAIPFVHEDVPENEMAKLLLHRIPTDVPIEELNRIIPGEFTMEHQPRKKVRGEYYSALAIFRNSQEAYEAFENIQGTQGKDSSGRSQKSVSFQLGTGATASLYVRKMAHNDSLGQVSSRKRSPQVEEISGDSKKLKTEEKTGDKEMMVDTNQCEDHMKEIERLKAVLSQRDNEISTLHKIITSLTRKQGL is encoded by the exons ATGGATAACAGTTTCGTCAACGCTGAGAAAGAG GTTCTCGTTGAAATGGTGAAATTGGTTCAGAAACGAGGATTGGAGGGCTCCAAAGGAAGCTGGAAGGATTTTCTGAGTACTTACGATAGGAAGCTTGGGCCAAGCTTGAGCGATCCATCGAGGAGGCCTGTTGATACATTGGTGTCTTTTCTGAAGACATTCTCCAAAGAGGAAGACCTAAAG TTTTTTGCAAAAATATTGCAGTGTTATGCAAACCGCAAGGTAGTTGAGGAATTCAAAACGAAGTCTCATGGAAAGGAGTCCCCCGAGCAG AGGCTGATCCGCTTAACTCTTGAACATCCGCAATACCCATTAGATTATTCATTCCCATCCCATGAAGAG GGGTGGATGGTTACAAAAATTCGTCAAAAGTTCAAGTTTACAAGATCAAATGCAATGCTTGCTGTTGATTGTGAGATGGTTCTCTGTGAAGATGGAACTGAAGGTTTAGTGAGGGTATGTGTTGTGGATCGCAATTTACAG GTCAAACTTAATGAACTTGTAAAGCCCCATAAAGCGGTTGTAGATTATAGAACTGAGATTACTGGAGTCAGTGCAAAAGATTTTGATGAAACTACTTCCTCATTGGTAGATATACAG AGATCCATGAAGAAGCTATTATCACATGGAGCTGTTTTAGTTGGTCACAGTTTGCATAATGATCTGAAAG CACTGAAGTTGGACCATGCAAGGGTGATTGACACTGCATTTATCTACAAATATGAGAACCAACCTATTAACAGAAGACCTTCTTTGAACAATCTGTGCAAG TCTATCTTGGGCTATGAAGTGCGTCAGAAGGATGCTCCGCACAATTGTCTAGATGATGCATCTGCTGCAATGAAACTTGTTCTTGCCAAGTTAGAGCAAGGGTTGGATGATGCTATTCCCTTTGTTCATGAAGAT GTGCCTGAAAATGAAATGGCGAAGCTGCTTCTCCACAGGATACCAACTGATGTGCCCATTGAAGAGTTAAATAGAATTATTCCTGGGGAATTTACCATGGAACACCAG CCAAGGAAGAAAGTTCGAGGGGAATATTATTCTGCCCTTGCCATCTTTAGGAATTCACAAGAGGCATATGAAGCATTTGAAAACATTCAAGGGACCCAAGGAAAG GATTCATCTGGACGGTCACAGAAGTCCGTCTCATTTCAGCTCGGCACAGGAGCAACTGCTAGTCTATATGTTCGGAAAATGGCACATAATGATTCCCTTGGTCAAGTCTCATCAAGGAAGAGATCCCCCCAAGTTGAGGAGATCTCAGGTGACTCCAAGAAGTTAAAGACGGAGGAAAAAACAGGGGACAAGGAGATGATGGTAGACACAAATCAGTGTGAAGATCATATGAAAGAGATTGAAAGGTTGAAAGCAGTTCTGAGTCAAAGAGATAATGAAATATCCACCTTGCATAAGATCATAACTTCCCTTACAAGGAAACAAGGACTCTAA
- the LOC117918834 gene encoding F-box protein At1g47056 isoform X2 translates to MGQSHSSSSAGASPAPPAIPMGPVVPTSLLAPAMSSAPGMYLRESNSSLRSTARSPLYISMPETDDCVESSEVDGPDYTSDLPDDMLGCIFQFLTTGDRKRCSLVCQRWLQVEGRSRHRLSLNAQSEIIPLIPCIFFRFDSVSKLALKCDRRSISISDDALILISNLSKNLTRLKLRGCRELTDVGMAALAKNCKGLKKLSCGSCTFGTKGINAVLDHCSALEELSVKRLRGMNDRGVAEPIGPGVAASSLKSLCLKELYNGQCFERLVVASKKLRTLKLFGCFGDWDRFLETVTDGNSNLVEIHLERLQVTDMGLSAISKCLNLEILHILRTPECTNLGLVSVAGNCKLLRKLHIDGWRTNRIGDEGLIAVAKQCTNLQELVLIGVNPTSSSITAVASNCQKLERLALCGSQTIGDKEISSIAAKCTALRKLCIKGCPISDHGMETLAWGCPNLVKVKVKKCPGVTCEAVDSLRARREALIVNLDAVAVETLDASTSDGGAQEDGQEPPPMAGT, encoded by the exons ATGGGTCAGTCCCACTCATCCTCATCCGCCGGAGCATCTCCGGCGCCTCCGGCGATCCCGATGGGTCCGGTAGTTCCGACATCTCTTCTAGCTCCGGCGATGTCTTCGGCTCCGGGGATGTATCTCCGTGAATCTAATTCTAGCCTTCGATCCACCGCCAGATCGCCGCTGTACATTTCTATGCCGGAAACTGACGACTGTGTCGAGTCTTCGGAGGTTGATGGGCCAGATTATACTTCGGATCTTCCAGACGATATGTTGGGTTGCATTTTTCAGTTTCTAACTACCGGTGACCGAAAACGGTGCTCTCTGGTGTGCCAGCGGTGGCTTCAGGTGGAGGGCCGGAGCCGTCACCGTTTATCTCTCAACGCGCAATCGGAAATTATTCCTCTGATTCCTTGCATCTTCTTCCGGTTCGACTCTGTCTCGAAACTTGCTCTGAAGTGCGATCGCAGATCAATCAGCATAAGCGACGACGCTTTGATTCTTATCTCGAACTTGTCCAAAAACCTAACTCGCCTCAAGCTTCGCGGTTGCCGTGAACTAACCGATGTCGGAATGGCCGCATTGGCTAAGAACTGCAAGGGTTTAAAGAAGCTCTCGTGTGGTTCCTGCACTTTCGGCACCAAGGGCATCAACGCAGTACTCGATCACTGCTCAGCTCTAGAAGAACTCTCTGTCAAGAGGCTTCGCGGTATGAATGACCGTGGCGTCGCCGAGCCCATAGGCCCTGGCGTCGCCGCTTCTTCGCTCAAATCTCTGTGTCTCAAGGAGCTTTATAATGGACAGTGCTTCGAACGGCTTGTAGTCGCCTCGAAGAAGCTCAGAACACTGAAACTGTTTGGCTGCTTTGGCGATTGGGATAGATTTCTTGAAACGGTAACAGATGGGAACAGTAACCTTGTTGAAATCCATCTAGAGAGGCTTCAAGTCACTGATATGGGCCTTTCAGCGATTTCAAAATGTTTGAATTTGGAGATTTTGCACATTCTCAGGACCCCGGAGTGTACAAATTTGGGGCTCGTGTCTGTGGCTGGAAATTGTAAGCTCTTGAGGAAGCTTCATATTGATGGATGGAGGACGAATCGAATTGGTGACGAGGGGTTGATTGCTGTAGCTAAACAATGCACTAACCTGCAAGAGCTTGTTTTGATTGGTGTAAATCCTACTTCATCGAGTATAACTGCAGTCGCGTCCAATTGCCAAAAATTGGAAAGATTAGCTTTGTGTGGGAGTCAAACAATTGGCGATAAGGAAATTTCAAGCATTGCAGCAAAATGCACGGCATTGAGAAAGCTATGTATTAAGGGATGCCCTATTTCTGATCATGGGATGGAAACTCTCGCTTGGGGTTGCCCTAATCTGGTTAAGGTCAAGGTAAAGAAGTGTCCAGGAGTGACCTGCGAAGCTGTAGATTCGTTGAGAGCAAGAAGGGAAGCATTGATAGTAAATTTGGATGCAGTTGCGGTTGAAACTTTGGATGCAAGCACTAGTGATGGTGGAGCCCAAGAAGATGGACAGGAACCTCCCCCAATG GCAGGAACTTAG
- the LOC117918834 gene encoding F-box protein At1g47056 isoform X1, with the protein MGQSHSSSSAGASPAPPAIPMGPVVPTSLLAPAMSSAPGMYLRESNSSLRSTARSPLYISMPETDDCVESSEVDGPDYTSDLPDDMLGCIFQFLTTGDRKRCSLVCQRWLQVEGRSRHRLSLNAQSEIIPLIPCIFFRFDSVSKLALKCDRRSISISDDALILISNLSKNLTRLKLRGCRELTDVGMAALAKNCKGLKKLSCGSCTFGTKGINAVLDHCSALEELSVKRLRGMNDRGVAEPIGPGVAASSLKSLCLKELYNGQCFERLVVASKKLRTLKLFGCFGDWDRFLETVTDGNSNLVEIHLERLQVTDMGLSAISKCLNLEILHILRTPECTNLGLVSVAGNCKLLRKLHIDGWRTNRIGDEGLIAVAKQCTNLQELVLIGVNPTSSSITAVASNCQKLERLALCGSQTIGDKEISSIAAKCTALRKLCIKGCPISDHGMETLAWGCPNLVKVKVKKCPGVTCEAVDSLRARREALIVNLDAVAVETLDASTSDGGAQEDGQEPPPMVSQVTVVDGPSGSNGLSALFKSKFGHFAGRNLVACAFGRWSNSRGSSADGK; encoded by the coding sequence ATGGGTCAGTCCCACTCATCCTCATCCGCCGGAGCATCTCCGGCGCCTCCGGCGATCCCGATGGGTCCGGTAGTTCCGACATCTCTTCTAGCTCCGGCGATGTCTTCGGCTCCGGGGATGTATCTCCGTGAATCTAATTCTAGCCTTCGATCCACCGCCAGATCGCCGCTGTACATTTCTATGCCGGAAACTGACGACTGTGTCGAGTCTTCGGAGGTTGATGGGCCAGATTATACTTCGGATCTTCCAGACGATATGTTGGGTTGCATTTTTCAGTTTCTAACTACCGGTGACCGAAAACGGTGCTCTCTGGTGTGCCAGCGGTGGCTTCAGGTGGAGGGCCGGAGCCGTCACCGTTTATCTCTCAACGCGCAATCGGAAATTATTCCTCTGATTCCTTGCATCTTCTTCCGGTTCGACTCTGTCTCGAAACTTGCTCTGAAGTGCGATCGCAGATCAATCAGCATAAGCGACGACGCTTTGATTCTTATCTCGAACTTGTCCAAAAACCTAACTCGCCTCAAGCTTCGCGGTTGCCGTGAACTAACCGATGTCGGAATGGCCGCATTGGCTAAGAACTGCAAGGGTTTAAAGAAGCTCTCGTGTGGTTCCTGCACTTTCGGCACCAAGGGCATCAACGCAGTACTCGATCACTGCTCAGCTCTAGAAGAACTCTCTGTCAAGAGGCTTCGCGGTATGAATGACCGTGGCGTCGCCGAGCCCATAGGCCCTGGCGTCGCCGCTTCTTCGCTCAAATCTCTGTGTCTCAAGGAGCTTTATAATGGACAGTGCTTCGAACGGCTTGTAGTCGCCTCGAAGAAGCTCAGAACACTGAAACTGTTTGGCTGCTTTGGCGATTGGGATAGATTTCTTGAAACGGTAACAGATGGGAACAGTAACCTTGTTGAAATCCATCTAGAGAGGCTTCAAGTCACTGATATGGGCCTTTCAGCGATTTCAAAATGTTTGAATTTGGAGATTTTGCACATTCTCAGGACCCCGGAGTGTACAAATTTGGGGCTCGTGTCTGTGGCTGGAAATTGTAAGCTCTTGAGGAAGCTTCATATTGATGGATGGAGGACGAATCGAATTGGTGACGAGGGGTTGATTGCTGTAGCTAAACAATGCACTAACCTGCAAGAGCTTGTTTTGATTGGTGTAAATCCTACTTCATCGAGTATAACTGCAGTCGCGTCCAATTGCCAAAAATTGGAAAGATTAGCTTTGTGTGGGAGTCAAACAATTGGCGATAAGGAAATTTCAAGCATTGCAGCAAAATGCACGGCATTGAGAAAGCTATGTATTAAGGGATGCCCTATTTCTGATCATGGGATGGAAACTCTCGCTTGGGGTTGCCCTAATCTGGTTAAGGTCAAGGTAAAGAAGTGTCCAGGAGTGACCTGCGAAGCTGTAGATTCGTTGAGAGCAAGAAGGGAAGCATTGATAGTAAATTTGGATGCAGTTGCGGTTGAAACTTTGGATGCAAGCACTAGTGATGGTGGAGCCCAAGAAGATGGACAGGAACCTCCCCCAATGGTAAGCCAAGTAACTGTTGTTGATGGTCCTTCGGGCAGTAATGGTCTATCAGCATTGTTCAAGTCAAAATTTGGCCATTTTGCAGGCAGGAACTTAGTGGCATGCGCATTCGGAAGGTGGTCAAACAGTAGAGGTAGTTCTGCTGACGGCAAATGA
- the LOC117919418 gene encoding cyclin-D3-3, with translation MALQEQETLSQNAPFFLDGLYCEEERFGDDDDGEVEEASEIEKCDREKKQSLFPLTLLEHDLFWEDDELCSLISKEEQAHHCYSGIISDGFLTVARTKAVEWMLKVNAHYGFSALTAVLAVNYFDRFLSSSCFQRDKPWMSQLAAVTCLSLAAKVDETDVPLLLDLQVEETKYVFEAKTIQRMELLVLSTLQWKMNPVTPISFFDHIIRRLGLKTHLHWEFLERCERLLLSVIADSRFLCYLPSTLATATMLHIITEVEPCNPLEYQNQLLSVLKISKDDVDDCYKLILEFLGSHGHTQNQTHKRKHLSLPSSPSGIFDAPFSCDSSSDSWAVATSISSSSQPLFKKSRAQDQQMRLPSLNRVSVDVLSSPR, from the exons ATGGCCCTGCAAGAACAAGAGACTCTGTCGCAGAACGCTCCATTCTTTCTTGATGGTCTCTACTGTGAAGAAGAGCGTTTTGGGGACGATGATGATGGGGAAGTAGAAGAAGCGAGCGAGATTGAGAAATGTGACCGTGAGAAAAAACAATCTCTTTTTCCTTTGACATTGCTTGAACACGACCTGTTTTGGGAAGATGATGAACTTTGCTCTCTAATCTCAAAAGAAGAACAGGCCCATCATTGTTACAGTGGCATAATCTCAGATGGGTTTTTAACGGTGGCTCGTACAAAGGCTGTTGAGTGGATGCTGAAGGTCAATGCTCACTATGGGTTTTCTGCTCTGACTGCAGTTCTTGCTGTTAACTACTTTGATAGGTTTCTATCGAGTTCGTGTTTTCAGAGAGATAAGCCCTGGATGAGTCAACTCGCTGCTGTCACTTGTCTCTCTTTGGCTGCAAAGGTGGACGAGACCGATGTTCCTCTTCTCTTGGACCTGCAG GTGGAGGAGACAAAATATGTGTTTGAAGCGAAGACGATTCAGAGGATGGAACTTCTGGTGCTTTCTACTCTTCAGTGGAAGATGAATCCAGTGACCCCAATTTCGTTTTTTGATCACATTATAAGGAGGCTTGGATTGAAGACCCACTTGCATTGGGAGTTTCTGGAGAGGTGTGAGCGCCTTCTCCTCTCTGTCATTGCTG ATTCGAGGTTCTTGTGCTATCTTCCTTCCACCTTAGCTACTGCAACCATGCTGCATATAATCACAGAGGTTGAGCCTTGTAATCCATTGGAATACCAGAATCAGCTCCTGAGTGTACTCAAAATCAGTAAG GACGATGTGGATGACTGCTATAAACTTATCCTGGAATTTTTGGGTAGCCATGGGCATACCCAAAACCAGACCCACAAGCGCAAGCATCTGTCCCTGCCCAGCAGCCCAAGTGGCATCTTTGATGCGCCCTTTAGCTGTGATAGCTCCAGTGATTCATGGGCTGTGGCGACATCAATTTCATCGTCTTCCCAGCCTCTTTTCAAAAAGAGCAGAGCCCAGGACCAGCAGATGCGACTTCCTTCACTGAATCGGGTGTCTGTTGATGTGCTTAGCAGCCCTCGTTAA